The genomic segment GTGTCGCGCCAAATGATTATTGGAGGTAACCCTCTACATATAGTGGGCGGTTGAGTTAACTGCATACCCAGTTAAAACTATTGTTCCGGTCGACGATATCGATTAAAATATCAGTCTTTTCGATGCCGCGGCAGATGATGTGGTGCAGCGCACCGGCAGCGTCGATGCGGGCTTTACGCGGCATGTGAAGCCCCTTGGTTTTATGGGCTTTGATAGAACGCACAATATCATGACCGTCTCTAAAATGCTACATTTATTATTTGGTTTCGTAGGGAAGGGGGTTTGCCCCGTTCCGGTCGTCATTTTTTTGTAGGGATCAGGCTCCCATTCGATGAACTCATAGCAGTGAGCCCCCAGGCCGTGAGCCCCTCGGCCGTGAGCTCGGGGCCGAACGGCTCGGAGCCGAACGGCCTGCCGAAACGGCATCCCGTTCCGGAGGACCCGTTTTTAGTAGGGAACGAGTTCCACCTCGTTCAGTCGGATCGGCGCAGAGGACGATTCCTACGATAGAAACACCGGATCGGCCCGGAGGGCGATCCCCACAAAAGGATGTACCCCCGTTTTCGGATCAACGGAGACGTTGATCCCTGCAGAAGAGCGGGACGGTCATGAAATTGTGCGTTTCTATGTTTGATAAAAAAACACGGTCGCGCCCCGTTGAGCAATGCTGCCGACAGCTTGGTTATTTTCGGACCGGCGGGGGAGTTGGGGGATGGGGAATAGCCTTCCTGAACACATACTGGTATGAACCAACGGGAACCAGTTCCGGCGTCTCAAATGGAAGCGATTCATGGGCGCCGATGATCAAGAAACCTTTATCCAGAAGGCTGTCAAGTATATTTATAAAGGCCTTTTTCTGCAAATGTTCCCGGTAATAGGTCAGGAGATTGTTACGCACAAAGATGATATGGCAGCCGCTGCCGGGCGCTTCTGAAAAGAAATCCGCCTTTTGCCAGGTGATATGGTCTTTTAAAAAAGGTTGGACGCAGTATCTTTTGGCGCCCTTAGCGGGCGTAAAGTAGAGCGACAGCAAGGGGGCAGGGACATCCCGCAGGCTGCCGGGCGTGTAGATCCCGGCCTGGGCTTTTTCAAGGTACATCGGATTCAGATCCGTGGCGGTGATATGGAGTAACGGCCGAGGGATACGGCCTTTTTGTATGCGGTCCCAGATGATCTTGATGGTGTAAACTTCTTCACCGCAGGCGCAGCCGGCGGACCAGATATGGAGGCTTTTATTTTCATTTTGAATCAGCCCCGGGAATATGTTTTGTTCCAGTTCCTGCCAGAGCTGCCGGTCGCGGAAAAACCGGCTGATGGAAACGGTGAGCAGACGGCGGCACTGATCTCTGATTTCATCGTTATTTTCGATTGAGGAAAGGTATGTGTGGATATCGCGGCAGCCCAGCTGCTGCATGTGGCGGCGGATGCGTTTTTTGACCCCCTTGCGGACCTTGCGATACCCTGTCCGGGAAAGTTCAAAAAAGTCCAGAAGTTGGTGGAAGTGTTCGTCGTCCATAGTTATTCCGTGCTTGTAGGGAGCGGGCTTGTCCGCCGTATGTGTGGCGGGTTCCCATTCGATTACCTCATGGTGGAACGGCCTGCCGAAACGGCATTCCGTTCATGGATCGAGGCGGAGCTCGATCCCTACAAAAGGGCGATACCCCTTCCGTGCGGATCGAGGCGGAGCTCGATCCCTACAAAAGAGCGCTGCCCCGTTCGCGGATCGAGGCGGAGCTCGATCTCTACAAAAGGGCGATACCCCTTCCGTGCGGATCGAGGTGGAACTCTATCCCTACAAAAAGACGTTACCCTATTCCGGTGCGGATCGAGACGGAGTTCGATCCCTACAGTGGCAAAGGATCCGGCATTCCCGAATAAGCCCATTCTTCAGGCCTAGCCACCAAGCCCTTTCTCACAGGGTTTGCAAAGACATATTCACATATCTTCAGCAGACTTTCATCTTTCCGTAGGATGTGATCATAGAAGCTTTTCTGCCAGAGTTTTCCGTTTAATCCTTTCTCCTGTGCGAGCTTCGTGGTGTAAGTTTTCAAATTTCGGACAAGTTGAGAGACGCCGAAACCGTTTGCCGGAGACATAACCAAATGAAAATGATCGGGCATCACACAATAGCTGTATAGACGGATTCCTTTTTGATTTCTGTAAAATAAGACGGATTTAATTATTTGTGTCGACAGGTCTTTATCGAGAAAGGGACTTGTGCCTTCACTTGCACAGATTGTGAGAAAATACACCTGGGTGGGATTGGAATAGTCAAACCCTTTTAATCTGAGTCGTTTTCTATCCGGTTTGGGCGGATATCTTTTTGGGTTTTCCATATTTATCCGGATCGGCACGGAGGCCGATCCCTACAAAAGGTTTTAGATCATTTCGGTGCGGATCGACCACGCCGGGGCGTGGCCGATCCCTACGCCCCAACGGTGCCGATTTTTGTAGGGAACGGGTTCCCATTCGATGACCTCACGGCCTTGAGCGTGCCGAAATGGCACCCTGTTCCCGGATCGAGGCGGAGCTCGATCCCTACGCCCCAACGGTGCCGATTTTTGTAGGGAACGGGTTCCCATTCGATGACCTTACGGCCTTGAGCGTGCCGAAATGGCACCCTGTTCCCGGATCGAGGCGGAGCTCGATCCCTACAAAAGAGCGCTGCCCCGTTCACGGATCGAGGCGGAGCTCGATCCCTACAGAGCCTATCCTGTCACACGGTAATAAATTCCGGAAAAAAGCGCCCATATGAGGGTCAATACCGTCACCACCAGCAAGGCTGTTGCGAGGGCGCGATGGATATACGTTTCCGCTTTTTTTTCGCGGTAGCCCAGCATGATCCCGAGCAAGATGCCGGCCAGCATGCCGCCGCCGTGGGCCCAGTTGTTGATTCCTCGCACCAGGAAGCCAAAAATAAAGATTCCCACTGCCCAGCCCCCAACCTGCTTGTAAATGATCTGGCCATAAAGACCGCCGCGGCTTTTACCATAGTAAAGGGTCGCGCCGATCAGACTGCATACCGCAGCAGATGCGCCGATGGTAAAGGTTACCCCGGCCAGGTAAGAGACCAGGAAACCACAGGCGCCGCCAAGGGTATAAATGATAAACGTCCGGTAGTTTCCATACTCCCGGGCCACCAGGGGGGCAAGCTGCCAGAAGGCGAACATATTGAAAAGAATATGTAGAATCCCGCCATGGAGGTAATTGGCCGACAGAATCGTCCACCAGCGCTGCAGCCGGTCTATGGGAAAGGTGCCGGTGGCCCCCAGCAGCATCAGGCTGGTATTGTCCGGCGACAGATATGTCAGCGGGTTCATGGACATTCCCGGGTTTGCGGAGTTAAACAAAACGGTCAACAGGTACATGCCTGCATTGGTAAAAATAATGGCGCGGATCATAAAATCGGTATG from the Desulfobacterales bacterium genome contains:
- a CDS encoding transposase, with product MENPKRYPPKPDRKRLRLKGFDYSNPTQVYFLTICASEGTSPFLDKDLSTQIIKSVLFYRNQKGIRLYSYCVMPDHFHLVMSPANGFGVSQLVRNLKTYTTKLAQEKGLNGKLWQKSFYDHILRKDESLLKICEYVFANPVRKGLVARPEEWAYSGMPDPLPL
- a CDS encoding rhomboid family intramembrane serine protease; this encodes MAFHQKSSLLCPNCRKLISADESRCPYCGISSPGSGWRNNFLTRILSHTDFMIRAIIFTNAGMYLLTVLFNSANPGMSMNPLTYLSPDNTSLMLLGATGTFPIDRLQRWWTILSANYLHGGILHILFNMFAFWQLAPLVAREYGNYRTFIIYTLGGACGFLVSYLAGVTFTIGASAAVCSLIGATLYYGKSRGGLYGQIIYKQVGGWAVGIFIFGFLVRGINNWAHGGGMLAGILLGIMLGYREKKAETYIHRALATALLVVTVLTLIWALFSGIYYRVTG